Proteins found in one Hippopotamus amphibius kiboko isolate mHipAmp2 chromosome 12, mHipAmp2.hap2, whole genome shotgun sequence genomic segment:
- the LOC130834106 gene encoding olfactory receptor 10AD1-like, with protein sequence MVDTRNESTVTEFILVGFEQSSPSTRALLFALFLALYSLAMAMNGLIIFITWTDPRLHSPLYFFLGHLSFLDVCFITTTIPQMLIHLVGKNHTLAFAACLTQMYLVFGVGVAECILLAFMAYDRYVAICHPLSYAQIMSRQVCARLVSTAWFFGLINGILLDYMTFRGPFCRDNHIENFFCEAPIVIALSCGDPQFSLRVIFADAIVVLLSPMVLIVISYARILASILGRASSSGRGKTFSTCASHLTVVIFFYTSAMFSYMNPRSTHGPDKDKPFSLLYTIVTPMCNPIIYSFRNKEMKGAMVRALGRSSLSQAESV encoded by the coding sequence ATGGTAGACACAAGGAATGAGAGCACAGTGACAGAGTTTATCCTCGTGGGCTTTGAGCAGAGCTCCCCTTCCACTCGGGCATTGCTCTTTGCCCTCTTCCTAGCCCTCTACAGCCTTGCCATGGCCATGAATGGCCTCATCATCTTCATCACCTGGACAGACCCCAGGCTCCACAGCCCCCTGTACTTCTTCCTTGGCCACCTGTCCTTCCTGGATGTCTgcttcatcaccaccaccatcccacAGATGCTGATCCACCTGGTGGGGAAGAATCACACTCTTGCCTTTGCCGCCTGCTTAACCCAGATGTATCTGGTTTTTGGTGTGGGTGTGGCTGAGTGCATCCTCTTGGCTTTCATGGCCTATGACCGTTATGTTGCTATCTGCCACCCACTTAGCTATGCCCAGATCATGAGCCGGCAGGTTTGTGCGAGGCTGGTGAGTACTGCCTGGTTCTTTGGACTGATCAATGGCATCCTGCTTGATTACATGACATTTCGTGGTCCCTTCTGCAGAGACAACCACATAGAAAACTTCTTCTGTGAGGCCCCCATAGTGATCGCTCTCTCTTGTGGGGACCCCCAGTTTAGTCTGAGAGTCATCTTTGCTGATGCCATCGTGGTGCTGCTCAGCCCCATGGTGCTCATTGTCATCTCCTACGCCCGCATCCTGGCCTCCATCCTGGGCAGAGCCTCCTCCTCTGGTCGGGGGAAGACCTTCTCTACTTGTGCCTCCCATCTGACTGTGGTCATCTTTTTCTACACCTCGGCCATGTTCTCTTACATGAACCCCCGCAGCACACACGGTCCTGATAAAGACAAGCCTTTCTCCCTCCTCTACACCATCGTCACCCCCATGTGCAACCCCATCATCTACAGTTTTcgaaacaaagaaatgaaggggGCCATGGTGAGGGCCCTTGGGAGGAGCAGCCTTTCCCAGGCAGAGTCTGTCTAG
- the LOC130834107 gene encoding olfactory receptor 10AD1-like: protein MYRCRALNSHPSRKTISRYEALQELTTRPHLQHAQQPLGGSKPADLRNGTMVTQFILVGFEQSSPSTRALLFALFLALYSLAMAMNGLIIFITWTDPRLHSPLYFFLGHLSFLDVCFITTTIPQMLIHLVGKNHVVSFASCMMQMYLVFCVGVAECILLAFMAYDRYVAICHPLSCVQIMSRQVCARLVSTAWFFGLINGILLEYMSFRNPFCRDNHIENFFCEAPIVIALSCGDPQFSLEMIFADAIVVLLSPMVLIVISYARILASILGRASSSGRGKTFSTCASHLTVVIFFYTSAMFSYMNPRSTHGPDKDKPFSLLYTIVTPMCNPIIYSFRNKEMKGAMVRALGRSSLSQAESV, encoded by the exons ATGTATAGATGTAGAGCCCTAAATTCCCACCCCAGCAGGAAAACTATCTCCCGTTATGAAGCATTGCAAGAGCTCACAACCAGGCCCCATCTCCAGCATGCACAGCAGCCCCTGGGAGG GTCCAAGCCAGCGGACCTAAGGAATGGCACCATGGTGACACAGTTCATCCTCGTGGGCTTTGAGCAGAGCTCCCCTTCCACTCGGGCATTGCTCTTTGCCCTCTTCCTAGCCCTCTACAGCCTTGCCATGGCCATGAATGGCCTCATCATCTTCATCACCTGGACAGACCCCAGGCTCCACAGCCCCCTGTACTTCTTCCTTGGCCACCTGTCCTTCCTGGATGTCTgcttcatcaccaccaccatcccacAGATGCTGATCCACCTGGTGGGGAAGAACCATGTTGTCTCCTTTGCCTCGTGCATGATGCAGATGTACTTGGTCTTCTGTGTGGGCGTGGCTGAGTGCATCCTCTTGGCTTTCATGGCCTATGACCGTTATGTTGCTATCTGCCACCCACTTAGCTGTGTCCAGATCATGAGCCGGCAGGTCTGTGCGAGGCTGGTGAGTACTGCCTGGTTCTTTGGACTGATCAATGGCATCCTGCTTGAGTATATGTCATTCCGGAATCCCTTCTGCAGAGACAACCACATAGAAAACTTCTTCTGTGAGGCCCCCATAGTGATCGCTCTCTCCTGTGGAGACCCCCAGTTTAGTCTGGAAATGATCTTTGCTGATGCCATCGTGGTGCTGCTCAGCCCCATGGTGCTCATTGTCATCTCCTACGCCCGCATCCTGGCCTCCATCCTGGGCAGAGCCTCCTCCTCTGGTCGGGGGAAGACCTTCTCTACTTGTGCCTCCCATCTGACTGTGGTCATCTTTTTCTACACCTCGGCCATGTTCTCTTACATGAACCCCCGCAGCACACACGGTCCTGATAAAGACAAGCCTTTCTCCCTCCTCTACACCATCGTCACCCCCATGTGCAACCCCATCATCTACAGTTTTcgaaacaaagaaatgaaggggGCCATGGTGAGGGCCCTTGGGAGGAGCAGCCTTTCCCAGGCAGAGTCTGTCTAG